In Chitinophaga nivalis, a single genomic region encodes these proteins:
- a CDS encoding Crp/Fnr family transcriptional regulator has protein sequence MSTHTQQTALDHLRAFIENLSPISAESWQQLTPALTTLTFRKKEELLQTGQVCQALFFISSGYCRAFYDKDGQDINTAFFFEGEIATNINSFGTGEPSVFTIQACETVTVVKFDKAALYTAAK, from the coding sequence ATGTCTACCCACACACAACAAACAGCCCTGGATCATCTCCGGGCATTTATAGAAAACTTGTCTCCCATTTCAGCGGAGAGCTGGCAGCAGCTCACACCTGCCCTCACCACACTCACTTTCCGTAAAAAGGAAGAGCTCCTGCAAACGGGGCAGGTATGTCAGGCTTTATTTTTTATCAGCAGCGGCTATTGCCGGGCTTTTTATGATAAAGACGGACAGGATATTAATACCGCTTTCTTTTTTGAAGGAGAAATTGCCACCAATATCAACAGCTTTGGAACCGGCGAACCATCTGTATTTACGATCCAGGCATGTGAAACTGTAACTGTCGTAAAATTTGATAAAGCGGCTTTGTATACTGCAGCGAAATAA
- a CDS encoding acyl carrier protein, with product MGNNNIEQTVISVISNEAKRPPDTITRDSHLGNDLGMTSILAAAVFFKVSDQLGVTLEPESLTGFNTVGEVIDYFEKKAPQ from the coding sequence ATGGGAAACAACAACATCGAACAAACAGTCATCTCCGTTATCAGTAACGAAGCGAAGAGACCGCCCGACACCATCACCCGTGATTCACACCTGGGGAATGATTTAGGTATGACTTCCATACTGGCAGCAGCTGTTTTCTTCAAGGTATCAGATCAACTTGGTGTTACCCTGGAGCCGGAAAGTCTGACAGGATTTAACACCGTTGGAGAAGTAATAGATTACTTTGAGAAAAAGGCGCCCCAATAA
- a CDS encoding CsbD family protein gives MENQNNSFSLKLKGNWNELKGKIKQKYADLTDDDLLYEEGKEDELLGRIQKKTGQAKEDVKSWIDKL, from the coding sequence ATGGAAAATCAAAACAACAGTTTTAGTTTGAAGTTAAAAGGCAACTGGAACGAATTAAAAGGTAAGATTAAACAAAAGTATGCAGACCTCACTGATGACGACTTATTATATGAAGAAGGTAAGGAAGATGAGTTGTTGGGACGTATTCAGAAGAAAACAGGTCAGGCTAAAGAAGACGTGAAATCGTGGATTGATAAATTGTAA
- a CDS encoding flavin-containing monooxygenase encodes MNMNVKQVDIIIVGAGFAGLYALYKLRLLSQHILVIESGANLGGSWYWNCYPGARCDIESIDYSYSFSKEIEQEWSWTERFASQTEILDYLNFVAEKLDLRKNIIFNTKVVSAAYNEETKRWEVGLDNDQFLTAGFCVMATGCLSSSHIPELPGSTLFKGDIYHTATWPHETISFAEKRVGVIGTGSSGVQIIPEIAQDAAQLYVFQRTPAYTIPVNNETLSSDYISWVKKNYPEIRQKAKQHFFACGLDNDDLSMEDFLPADRISELERRWQTGGVVAFFSAFNDILINNETNKFVSDFLAQKLKEIVHDPDIVEKLTPRSYPFGTKRACNAIDYWTTFNKKNVSLVDIRKAPIKAITETGLLTADGKTYELDTIVFATGFDAFTGALRQIKIKGRNNTLLENKWKAGPRTYLGLMTSEMPNMFIITGPGSPSVLSMMIAAIEQHVDLIYDFIHYMQLNGITTVEPKEDAEKAWMEHTNAIAEGTLFMQAESSWYLGSNIAGKARTFYPYAGGMPAYRKICDDVVRDNFNGFLFSKAIQV; translated from the coding sequence ATGAATATGAACGTTAAACAGGTAGATATCATTATTGTCGGCGCCGGATTTGCCGGATTATATGCACTTTACAAATTACGGCTGCTGAGCCAGCACATATTGGTGATAGAGTCTGGCGCCAACCTCGGCGGATCCTGGTATTGGAACTGTTATCCGGGCGCCAGGTGCGACATTGAAAGCATTGACTACTCTTATTCCTTTTCTAAAGAGATAGAACAGGAATGGAGCTGGACAGAACGATTTGCCTCTCAAACGGAGATACTTGATTACCTCAACTTTGTAGCTGAAAAACTGGACTTGCGCAAAAACATCATTTTCAATACTAAAGTGGTATCAGCAGCTTACAATGAGGAAACTAAGCGATGGGAAGTAGGATTAGATAATGATCAATTCCTTACTGCCGGTTTTTGCGTTATGGCAACAGGCTGCCTGTCCAGCAGTCATATCCCGGAACTACCTGGCAGCACCTTATTCAAAGGGGATATTTATCATACTGCCACCTGGCCTCATGAAACAATAAGTTTTGCGGAGAAACGGGTGGGGGTTATCGGTACGGGGTCTTCCGGCGTTCAGATCATTCCCGAGATCGCACAGGATGCAGCGCAGCTGTATGTATTTCAACGAACCCCCGCCTATACCATACCCGTGAATAACGAAACGCTTTCTTCCGATTATATCAGCTGGGTTAAAAAAAATTACCCGGAGATCAGACAAAAAGCAAAACAACACTTTTTTGCCTGTGGGCTTGACAATGATGATTTGTCCATGGAAGATTTTCTGCCAGCAGATCGTATCTCCGAATTAGAAAGACGTTGGCAAACGGGAGGTGTAGTAGCTTTCTTTTCAGCGTTCAATGATATACTTATCAATAATGAGACAAATAAATTTGTGTCAGATTTCCTTGCCCAAAAATTAAAAGAGATCGTTCATGATCCCGATATAGTGGAAAAACTAACTCCCCGCAGCTATCCTTTCGGGACTAAACGCGCCTGTAATGCGATAGATTACTGGACTACTTTTAACAAAAAAAATGTTTCTCTGGTAGACATCAGGAAAGCACCGATCAAAGCAATAACGGAGACAGGGCTGCTCACAGCAGATGGAAAAACATATGAACTGGATACGATCGTTTTTGCAACAGGGTTTGATGCATTCACGGGAGCCTTGCGCCAAATAAAAATTAAAGGCAGGAACAACACCCTGCTGGAAAATAAATGGAAGGCAGGTCCCCGGACTTATCTGGGCCTGATGACAAGTGAAATGCCTAATATGTTTATTATAACCGGTCCGGGTAGTCCATCCGTATTAAGTATGATGATAGCCGCCATTGAGCAACACGTAGACCTGATATATGACTTCATTCATTACATGCAATTAAATGGTATTACCACCGTTGAACCAAAGGAAGACGCTGAAAAAGCCTGGATGGAACATACCAATGCGATAGCTGAAGGCACCTTATTTATGCAGGCCGAATCCTCCTGGTATCTGGGCAGCAACATAGCAGGTAAAGCCAGGACTTTTTACCCTTATGCAGGCGGTATGCCTGCCTATAGAAAAATCTGTGATGATGTTGTCAGGGATAATTTTAATGGTTTCCTGTTTAGTAAAGCAATTCAGGTATAA